In Proteus vulgaris, the following are encoded in one genomic region:
- a CDS encoding tyrosine-type recombinase/integrase produces MHDTNNDKEELVSHAKVNVPAEQSIRGELLPSSSSLRNIQDNPAVAYLVSLGSKRSRQTMSSFLNIVAKMIGFQNLRDCAWSSMRRHHILAVLEMLGDAGKAPATINTYLSALKGVALEAWTMKQIDTDSFQHIKQVRSVRGSRLPKGRALERHEIRSLFFTCESDSSAKGLRDAAILGVLLGCGLRRSEIVALDMGSMIYKDRALKVLGKGNKERMAYVPGGAWKRLDKWVEEVRGTHEGPLFPRIRRFDDVTGERMSDQAIYHILETRRVEAGLEMFAPHDLRRTFASSMLDNGEDIVTVKDAMGHSSIATTQKYDRRGDERLKRASQRLDIAD; encoded by the coding sequence TTGCACGACACAAACAATGACAAGGAAGAGCTAGTTTCACATGCGAAAGTAAATGTTCCGGCAGAACAAAGCATTCGCGGTGAACTGTTGCCGTCATCGAGCTCGCTCCGGAACATCCAGGACAACCCCGCCGTCGCCTATCTGGTGAGCCTCGGGTCAAAGCGAAGCAGGCAGACCATGAGCTCATTCCTCAACATTGTCGCCAAGATGATCGGGTTTCAGAACCTTCGTGACTGTGCATGGAGCTCAATGAGGCGGCACCACATATTGGCGGTGCTGGAAATGCTGGGGGATGCAGGGAAGGCTCCGGCAACGATCAACACCTACCTGTCAGCGCTCAAAGGGGTGGCTCTTGAAGCCTGGACGATGAAGCAAATTGATACGGATAGCTTCCAGCACATTAAGCAAGTCCGTTCAGTACGTGGATCTCGACTTCCTAAAGGGCGGGCACTTGAACGCCATGAGATTCGCAGCCTCTTTTTCACATGTGAAAGTGATTCAAGCGCCAAAGGGCTTCGGGATGCGGCCATTCTCGGGGTGCTCCTCGGGTGTGGCTTGCGCCGCTCGGAAATCGTTGCGCTGGACATGGGAAGCATGATCTACAAGGACCGCGCTCTCAAGGTTCTTGGCAAGGGCAACAAAGAGAGAATGGCGTATGTGCCTGGTGGCGCATGGAAAAGACTGGATAAGTGGGTTGAAGAGGTTCGAGGAACGCATGAAGGGCCTTTATTCCCGAGGATCAGGCGGTTTGATGATGTGACTGGAGAGCGGATGTCGGATCAGGCCATCTACCACATCTTGGAGACCAGAAGAGTTGAAGCCGGTCTGGAGATGTTTGCGCCCCATGACCTGCGACGCACCTTTGCCTCCTCGATGCTGGATAACGGTGAGGATATTGTGACCGTGAAGGACGCAATGGGCCACTCAAGCATTGCAACTACCCAGAAATATGACAGACGCGGCGATGAGCGTTTGAAGAGAGCGAGCCAACGCCTCGATATAGCGGATTAA
- a CDS encoding 3'-5' exonuclease, whose product MNDEELELARAEAMKADRCFSKGRLRDEFRMKPKPGVEPVSFYKNGYGGQFGVYRIADCQPMRRRGCSPASQKQIRAQSILSVKARMRSNLAKASVMAQRWVALEPLVLDTETTGLGERDQVIELAVTDIRGAVLLCTRLRPTVEIDPQAMGVHGITETELSNEPTWTQVAPALARLLSGRHLVIFNSSFDSRMLRQTASAFGDQLSWWQEQNCLCAMKLAADAFGSTNRHGTISLADATCEAGVSWKGRAHSAATDAIATADLVTEIAKVQRDLVVQLQELQSKGNLE is encoded by the coding sequence ATGAATGATGAAGAACTCGAACTTGCCAGAGCCGAAGCCATGAAAGCCGATAGGTGCTTTTCAAAAGGACGGCTCAGGGACGAATTTCGGATGAAGCCTAAGCCAGGAGTAGAGCCAGTTTCGTTCTACAAAAACGGGTATGGTGGCCAATTTGGAGTGTACCGGATAGCAGATTGCCAACCAATGCGGAGAAGGGGTTGTTCACCGGCATCACAAAAGCAAATAAGGGCGCAATCCATCCTTTCGGTCAAGGCAAGAATGCGTAGCAACCTGGCAAAGGCCTCTGTCATGGCACAAAGGTGGGTCGCTCTGGAACCTCTGGTTCTCGATACCGAGACGACCGGACTTGGTGAAAGAGACCAGGTGATCGAGCTGGCTGTTACTGACATCAGAGGCGCGGTTCTCCTCTGCACCAGATTACGGCCAACCGTGGAAATAGACCCTCAGGCAATGGGTGTTCATGGCATCACCGAGACTGAGCTGTCGAATGAGCCTACGTGGACTCAAGTTGCGCCAGCTCTCGCCCGGCTTTTGTCGGGCCGTCATCTGGTGATATTTAACTCCAGTTTCGACAGTAGGATGTTGAGGCAAACAGCCAGTGCATTTGGAGACCAACTCTCTTGGTGGCAAGAGCAGAACTGTCTGTGCGCGATGAAGCTGGCGGCTGATGCCTTTGGCTCAACCAACCGGCACGGCACAATCTCACTTGCGGATGCCACCTGCGAGGCAGGTGTGAGCTGGAAAGGTCGAGCCCATTCAGCAGCGACCGACGCTATTGCCACCGCCGACTTGGTGACAGAGATAGCCAAAGTCCAACGTGACCTCGTGGTCCAGCTCCAGGAGCTTCAAAGCAAAGGTAATTTGGAATGA
- a CDS encoding DNA replication terminus site-binding protein: MAKNFISEQFSAMCRDLTNLSSLIKRLPPRYAKVAAIPPTGKGMENEPVNKIVVTEQTGREALELAAHSYRDLHINPDYSQKSARRTVGVLWFSPSRIGVADEIAATVERINAAKAGIEEFIISTYPTRQERFEALRADCPGVMTLHLYRQIRCYTNGDIDSIRFTWQRKDSLKKPVKEELLQRIREELERSGPDYQLPLEQLIQKIASTPEPYLRERREVKVQPVANVMAAGVLKTVTAPMPLIVLQDKDVQLKLLRNFDASEQRKTRSDKAASEILGTFGGVTIESFPG, encoded by the coding sequence ATGGCTAAAAACTTCATATCAGAACAATTCTCGGCCATGTGCCGCGACTTAACGAACCTGTCCTCTCTTATCAAACGACTACCGCCACGGTACGCAAAAGTTGCGGCCATCCCTCCTACCGGAAAAGGAATGGAGAACGAGCCCGTCAACAAGATTGTCGTAACTGAACAAACTGGGCGCGAAGCTCTTGAGCTGGCAGCGCACAGCTACAGAGATCTTCACATCAACCCAGACTATTCGCAGAAGTCTGCCAGGCGCACCGTGGGGGTACTCTGGTTCTCCCCTTCCAGGATTGGTGTAGCTGACGAAATTGCGGCGACGGTTGAACGCATCAACGCGGCCAAAGCTGGTATCGAGGAGTTCATTATCTCGACGTACCCCACCAGGCAAGAGAGGTTTGAAGCACTTCGAGCGGACTGCCCTGGTGTCATGACTCTCCACCTTTACAGACAAATTCGGTGCTATACCAATGGCGACATCGACTCTATCCGCTTCACCTGGCAACGGAAGGACTCCTTGAAGAAGCCCGTAAAAGAGGAGCTTTTGCAACGCATCAGAGAGGAGCTGGAGCGATCTGGGCCAGACTATCAACTTCCCCTGGAGCAGCTTATCCAGAAGATCGCCAGCACCCCGGAGCCTTATCTCCGGGAGCGAAGGGAAGTAAAGGTTCAACCGGTGGCAAACGTCATGGCCGCAGGGGTACTCAAAACCGTTACCGCGCCAATGCCCCTGATCGTGCTCCAGGATAAGGATGTTCAGCTCAAATTGCTTCGTAACTTTGACGCCTCAGAACAACGCAAAACTCGATCTGATAAAGCGGCATCGGAAATCCTTGGCACCTTCGGTGGAGTCACTATCGAATCCTTCCCTGGATGA
- a CDS encoding DNA-binding protein encodes MARKLVEFDDVAAAAQKLKDAGKRPTVIAIRDIIGKGSFTTISTYLKQWSEEHSLDEELVEVVLPESVMSDAELFLQKIYTVAKASADEQLERERELLRQKEIEYQEDMQQAVDMANDATERAELLEEQLEALTNKKSELDAALGKAENSLSLKSAELERSLADIDKLEKRIVELEGKLEAKAADLTRAQDHLEQAKSENRSLSQKLATTEGELEEQKGKSIEQTEKLRAAQEQKTSLKEQLENVQAKLAQSQDSLATAKAHGESAERECQRLSGEVEKLDAKLSSAEAEARALVQDKGMMAGQLQEKDQQAKSLEQRLNDALTKISGLEQELAKAGKGGKKKEEN; translated from the coding sequence ATGGCAAGAAAATTGGTTGAGTTTGACGATGTAGCGGCTGCGGCCCAAAAGCTCAAGGACGCCGGTAAACGCCCAACGGTCATCGCTATCAGAGACATCATTGGCAAGGGGAGCTTTACCACCATTTCAACGTATCTCAAACAGTGGTCAGAGGAACACTCCCTCGATGAAGAGCTGGTAGAGGTAGTCCTTCCAGAATCGGTTATGAGCGATGCTGAGCTCTTCCTACAGAAGATCTATACGGTAGCCAAAGCAAGCGCCGATGAACAGCTTGAGCGCGAGCGTGAACTGCTACGACAGAAAGAAATTGAGTACCAGGAAGATATGCAGCAAGCCGTGGACATGGCAAATGATGCCACCGAACGGGCTGAGCTACTGGAGGAACAACTTGAAGCTCTCACCAACAAAAAATCAGAGCTCGATGCGGCCCTTGGTAAGGCAGAAAACTCGCTATCCCTCAAGTCTGCGGAGCTAGAACGCTCACTGGCTGACATTGATAAGCTGGAAAAGCGGATCGTTGAGTTGGAGGGCAAGCTGGAGGCGAAAGCCGCAGATCTGACCCGAGCACAGGATCACCTGGAGCAAGCTAAAAGCGAAAATCGCTCTTTGAGCCAAAAATTGGCAACTACAGAGGGTGAGTTGGAGGAGCAAAAAGGCAAGAGTATAGAGCAGACAGAAAAGCTCCGGGCCGCTCAGGAACAAAAAACATCGTTGAAAGAGCAGCTCGAAAATGTACAGGCCAAACTGGCCCAATCACAGGACTCCCTTGCCACAGCCAAAGCTCATGGCGAATCCGCTGAACGAGAGTGCCAGCGCCTATCTGGAGAGGTAGAAAAGCTGGACGCCAAATTATCCAGCGCCGAAGCAGAAGCTCGCGCTCTTGTTCAAGACAAAGGCATGATGGCTGGTCAGTTGCAGGAAAAAGACCAGCAGGCCAAGAGCCTCGAACAAAGACTCAATGATGCACTGACCAAAATTTCTGGGTTGGAGCAAGAGCTCGCTAAAGCTGGTAAGGGAGGGAAAAAGAAAGAGGAAAACTGA